A window of the Oncorhynchus mykiss isolate Arlee chromosome 15, USDA_OmykA_1.1, whole genome shotgun sequence genome harbors these coding sequences:
- the LOC110490048 gene encoding interleukin-1 receptor accessory protein isoform X2, producing MALFITALLSISVAMVGVGGTTAATTPSSVHSVIQCHDWGESDDGAVRVMEGEACWLLCPLFSHPTVYNYSSAQAAGLNLVWYHVAAGQDLEQPIDFHHPDQRLSKERERLWLQPTTTQDAGQYICMLRNRTSCAKIAMRLEVLPSGQDPNCEVKAAVPPTPVIAPIQDGRTLTCPDLEHIKLPNTSHSVTWYHGCNAFGNFNIDRVLKGDKLVIHVMLEHYQGLYHCVVTYETKGRAIKFTRVVNVTAVSSSGLPKQPNILNPAKEQLYPVKQGSEVNLTCRVSLPYLEGPRETWWTIDGKTVDQLADPRISFTSRVVLDYFGDWTVENVLRIQDFSSEDLTREYNCSGRNGRDVATRRAVLEEEVYLPSVELGCGLGVTLFLMLVLFVVYHIFWLELLLLYRSWFGTDERCTDDKEYDIYISYARNSEEEQFVLLTLRRVLENELGYTVCIFDRDSLPGGTITDETLTFVGRSRRVLVVLSPGYGLQGTQALLELKAGLDSMAWGGHLRVILVQYKPLRRSGWVRELRRARVALALVRWQGDKSSDLSSTFWKRLRVELPVRRIKD from the exons TGATCCAGTGCCATGACTGGGGCGAGTCAGACGATGGAGCCGTGAGGGTGATGGAGGGGGAGGCATGCTGGCTTCTCTGCCCTCTCTTCTCCCACCCCACTGTCTACAACTATAGCTCGGCCCAGGCAGCAGGCCTCAACCTAGTGTGGTACCACGTGGCTGCAGGTCAGGACCTGGAACAACCCATCGACTTCCACCACCCCGACCAGAGGCTcagcaaggagagggagaggctgtGGCTGCAGCCCACCACCACGCAGGACGCGGGCCAGTACATCTGCATGCTGAG AAACAGGACATCGTGTGCCAAGATTGCCATGCGTCTGGAGGTGTTGCCAAGTGGACAGGACCCCAACTGTGAGGTGAAGGCTGCTGTACCTCCCACCCCAGTCATCGCGCCCATACAAGATGGCAGGACCCTAACCTGCCCTGACCTGGAGCACATCAAGCTGCCTAACACTAGCCACTCTGTCACCTGGTACCAT GGGTGCAATGCGTTCGGGAACTTCAACATCGATCGTGTGCTCAAAGGAGACAAGCTGGTCATCCATGTAATGTTGGAGCACTACCAAGGACTGTACCACTGTGTGGTCACTTATGAGACCAAAGGAAGAGCCATCAAATTCACCAGAGTGGTCAATGTAACCGCAGTGT CTTCCAGTGGTTTACCCAAACAGCCAAATATACTCAACCCTGCCAAGGAGCAATTATATCCTGTCAAACAAG ggtcagaggtgaatctcACATGCAGGGTGTCATTGCCCTACCTGGAAGGACCCAGGGAGACCTGGTGGACCATCGATGGGAAGACTGTAGATCAGCTAGCTGATCCCCGCATCTCATTCACTTCTAG GGTGGTGTTGGATTACTTTGGGGACTGGACAGTTGAGAATGTGCTCCGCATCCAGGACTTCAGCTCAGAGGACCTGACCAGAGAATACAACTGCTCCGGACGCAACGGCCGAGATGTAGCCACCCGCAGGGCAGTGCTagaagaggagg TATACCTGCCATCCGTGGAGCTGGGCTGTGGCCTGGGCGTGACTCTGTTCTTGATGCTGGTGCTGTTCGTGGTCTACCACATCTTCTGGCTGGAGCTGCTGCTGCTCTATCGCTCCTGGTTTGGAACTGACGAACGCTGTACAG ACGACAAGGAGTATGACATCTACATCTCGTACGCGAGGAATAGCGAGGAGGAGCAATTTGTCCTCTTGACACTCCGCAGGGTCCTGGAGAATGAGCTGGGCTATACCGTCTGCATCTTCGACAGGGACAGCCTTCCTGGAGGGA CCATCACTGACGAGACGCTGACCTTTGTGGGCCGCAGTCGCCGCGTCCTGGTGGTGCTCAGCCCAGGATACGGCCTCCAGGGGACCCAGGCCCTACTGGAGCTCAAGGCAGGGCTAGACAGCATGGCGTGGGGTGGACATCTGCGGGTCATTCTGGTCCAGTATAAGCCATTGAGGCGGAGCGGCTGGGTGCGCGAGCTGAGGCGAGCGAGAGTAGCCCTGGCGTTGGTCCGATGGCAAGGGGACAAATCCAGCGATCTGTCCTCTACGTTCTGGAAGCGACTCCGAGTGGAGCTACCTGTCAGAAGGATTAAAGACTAG